From Pseudomonas sp. B21-028, one genomic window encodes:
- a CDS encoding Trm112 family protein, translating to MDTKLLDILACPVCKGPLKLSADKTELISKGAGLAYPIRDGIPVMLESEARTLTTDERLDK from the coding sequence ATGGACACCAAACTGCTCGACATCCTGGCCTGCCCGGTTTGCAAAGGCCCGCTCAAGCTCAGCGCCGACAAGACCGAGCTGATCAGCAAGGGCGCCGGCCTGGCGTACCCGATTCGCGACGGCATCCCGGTGATGCTCGAAAGCGAAGCCCGGACCCTGACCACCGATGAGCGCCTGGATAAATGA
- a CDS encoding biopolymer transporter ExbD, translated as MKFRRKPRENIEINLASLIDVVFILLLFFVVTTTFTRETQLKVELPQAVSGSPAEDQQLKSLEITISADGSISVNNQLLPKSDLATLIEVLQKESGGDTNLPLSISADGKTPHQSVITAMDAAGKLGFSQLRMTTVEAAPAP; from the coding sequence GTGAAATTCCGCCGCAAACCACGGGAAAACATCGAGATCAACCTCGCGTCGCTGATCGACGTGGTGTTCATCCTGTTGTTGTTTTTTGTCGTGACCACCACCTTCACCCGGGAAACCCAGCTCAAGGTGGAACTGCCGCAGGCGGTCAGCGGTTCGCCAGCCGAAGACCAGCAGTTGAAGAGCCTGGAAATCACCATCAGCGCAGACGGGTCGATTTCGGTGAACAACCAGCTGTTGCCCAAGAGCGACCTGGCGACCCTGATCGAGGTGTTGCAGAAGGAGTCCGGCGGCGACACCAACCTGCCGTTGTCCATCAGTGCCGATGGCAAGACGCCCCATCAATCGGTCATCACCGCCATGGACGCGGCCGGCAAGCTCGGCTTCAGCCAGCTGCGCATGACCACGGTCGAGGCGGCGCCCGCACCCTGA
- a CDS encoding MotA/TolQ/ExbB proton channel family protein, translating to MWELVKSGGWMMLPIILSSIAALGIVAERLWTLRASRVTPEHLLGQVWVWIKDKQLNKDKLKELRASSPLGEILAAGLANSKHGREIMKECIEEAAARVIHELERYINALGTIAAMAPLLGLLGTVLGMIDIFSAFTGAGVSTNASALAGGISKALITTAAGLMVGIPSVFFHRFLQRRVDELVVGMEQEAIKLVEVVQGDRDVDLAGSKK from the coding sequence GTGTGGGAATTGGTCAAATCCGGCGGCTGGATGATGTTGCCGATCATTCTGAGTTCCATCGCGGCACTGGGTATCGTTGCCGAACGCCTGTGGACCCTGCGGGCCAGCCGCGTGACGCCGGAGCATTTGCTCGGGCAGGTCTGGGTCTGGATCAAGGACAAGCAACTGAACAAGGACAAGCTCAAGGAGCTTCGGGCCAGTTCGCCGTTGGGCGAGATCCTGGCGGCCGGCCTGGCGAACTCCAAGCATGGTCGCGAGATCATGAAAGAGTGCATCGAAGAGGCCGCGGCCCGGGTCATCCATGAGCTGGAGCGCTACATCAATGCCCTTGGTACCATCGCTGCCATGGCCCCGTTGCTGGGCCTGCTGGGTACGGTGCTGGGCATGATCGACATTTTCAGCGCCTTTACCGGGGCCGGCGTGAGCACCAATGCCTCGGCGCTGGCCGGTGGTATCTCCAAGGCCCTGATCACCACCGCCGCGGGCCTGATGGTGGGTATCCCGTCGGTGTTCTTCCATCGGTTCTTGCAGCGCCGCGTCGACGAGCTGGTGGTGGGCATGGAGCAGGAGGCCATCAAACTGGTCGAGGTGGTGCAGGGCGATCGTGACGTGGACCTGGCCGGGAGCAAGAAGTGA
- a CDS encoding DNA internalization-related competence protein ComEC/Rec2: protein MRTGWVALALGLVAPVFFPALPPLWLVAAMPILALMVLPFRAYPLGFFLLGLAWACLSAQTALDERLPLALDGETRWVEGRVIGLPQYSEGVVRFDLVEARSRRTRLPTSMRLAWFGGPPVSSGERWRVAVKLKRPAGLLNPHGFDHEAWLLSRGIGATGTVKDGRRLQSAQGAWRDGVRQALAQVDAQGRTGALMALVLGDGGGLSREDWQVLQDTGTVHLLVISGQHIGLLAGLMYLLVAGAARYGLWPGRLPWLPWACALAFIAALGYGLLAGFEVPVRRACAMIGLVLLWRLRFKHPDPWWSWLLAFDGVLLFDPLASLRPGFWLSFAAVAVLMFTFGGRLGPWRWWQTWTRAQWLVALGLCPLLLILGLPVSLSGPLVNLLAVPWISLLVLPLALLGTVLLSVPFIGEALLWIAGGLLDLLFKGLALVAGRMPAWVPVPVPPWAWCIAALGAVVLLLPKGVPLRVLGWPMLLLMVFAPREEVPPGRAEVWQLDVGQGLAVLVRTRHHSLLYDAGPRFGDADAGERVVLPTLRKLNVQKLDLMLLSHADADHAGGAQAVRNGLATLRVISGDPAALSVALGAEGCDSGEQWEWDGVRFEVWQWSSALESNQKSCVLLVEANGERLLLTGDIDTRAERALLDGPLAVPTQWLAAPHHGSRSSSSMALLSRLKPHSVLISRGQGNAFGHPHPQVMARYRRLGMAIYDSAEQGAIRLQLGAFERPDSQAGHRRYWRDPPPAGP from the coding sequence ATGCGCACAGGGTGGGTTGCGCTTGCACTGGGGCTGGTGGCCCCGGTTTTCTTTCCGGCGTTGCCGCCGTTGTGGCTGGTCGCAGCGATGCCGATATTGGCGCTGATGGTGCTGCCGTTTCGAGCGTATCCGCTGGGTTTTTTCCTGTTGGGGTTGGCCTGGGCCTGCCTGTCGGCGCAAACCGCGTTGGACGAACGTCTGCCTCTCGCGCTGGATGGCGAAACCCGCTGGGTCGAAGGGCGTGTCATCGGTCTGCCGCAATACAGTGAAGGCGTGGTGCGCTTCGATCTGGTCGAGGCCCGATCGCGTCGCACCCGGCTACCGACATCAATGCGCCTGGCCTGGTTCGGGGGGCCGCCGGTGAGCAGTGGCGAGCGTTGGCGGGTGGCAGTGAAGCTCAAGCGGCCCGCCGGACTGCTGAACCCCCACGGTTTCGACCATGAAGCCTGGCTGTTGAGTCGGGGTATTGGCGCAACCGGTACGGTCAAGGACGGCCGTCGCTTGCAATCGGCCCAGGGCGCTTGGCGCGACGGGGTGCGCCAGGCACTGGCGCAGGTCGATGCTCAAGGCCGCACCGGTGCGCTGATGGCATTGGTCCTGGGCGATGGCGGCGGGTTGAGCCGTGAAGACTGGCAGGTGTTGCAAGACACCGGCACGGTCCATCTGTTGGTGATTTCCGGTCAGCACATCGGCCTGCTCGCCGGCCTGATGTACCTGCTGGTGGCCGGCGCGGCGCGTTACGGCCTGTGGCCGGGACGTCTGCCGTGGTTGCCTTGGGCTTGTGCCCTGGCTTTCATCGCGGCCCTGGGCTACGGCTTGCTTGCCGGGTTCGAGGTGCCGGTGCGGCGGGCCTGCGCAATGATCGGCCTGGTGCTGCTGTGGCGCTTGCGCTTCAAGCATCCCGATCCCTGGTGGTCGTGGCTGCTGGCCTTCGATGGGGTGCTGTTGTTCGATCCCTTGGCCAGCCTGCGGCCGGGGTTCTGGCTGTCATTTGCCGCGGTCGCGGTACTGATGTTCACCTTCGGTGGGCGTCTGGGGCCCTGGCGCTGGTGGCAAACCTGGACCCGCGCCCAGTGGCTGGTGGCGCTCGGGCTGTGCCCGTTGTTGCTGATATTGGGCCTGCCGGTGAGTCTCAGCGGGCCGCTGGTAAACCTGTTGGCGGTGCCCTGGATCAGCCTGTTGGTGTTGCCGTTGGCATTGCTCGGCACGGTATTGCTGTCGGTGCCGTTCATCGGTGAAGCGTTGCTATGGATCGCCGGCGGATTGCTCGATCTGCTGTTCAAGGGGCTCGCGCTGGTGGCCGGGCGGATGCCGGCCTGGGTCCCCGTTCCGGTCCCCCCGTGGGCGTGGTGCATCGCCGCGCTCGGTGCTGTCGTGCTGTTACTGCCCAAGGGCGTACCGCTGCGTGTGCTGGGTTGGCCGATGTTGCTGCTGATGGTGTTCGCGCCACGGGAAGAAGTGCCACCAGGGCGAGCGGAGGTCTGGCAACTGGACGTTGGCCAGGGGCTGGCGGTGCTGGTGCGCACCCGTCATCACAGCCTGCTCTACGATGCGGGGCCCCGCTTTGGCGATGCCGATGCGGGCGAGCGTGTCGTGCTGCCGACCTTGCGCAAGCTGAATGTGCAGAAGCTGGACCTGATGCTGCTCAGCCATGCCGATGCCGATCACGCCGGTGGTGCCCAGGCCGTGCGCAACGGGCTGGCAACGCTGCGAGTGATCAGCGGCGATCCGGCCGCGTTGTCCGTCGCCCTTGGAGCCGAGGGCTGCGACAGCGGCGAACAGTGGGAATGGGACGGCGTGCGCTTCGAAGTGTGGCAATGGTCATCGGCCCTTGAAAGCAACCAGAAATCCTGCGTCCTGCTGGTCGAGGCCAACGGCGAGCGGTTGTTGTTGACTGGCGATATCGATACCCGTGCCGAACGGGCCTTGCTCGATGGCCCACTGGCGGTGCCGACCCAGTGGCTGGCCGCGCCCCATCATGGCAGTCGCAGTTCATCGTCGATGGCGTTGCTGTCGCGCCTCAAGCCGCATTCGGTATTAATCTCCCGAGGCCAAGGCAACGCCTTCGGCCATCCCCATCCCCAGGTAATGGCCCGGTATCGACGATTGGGCATGGCCATCTACGACAGTGCCGAACAAGGTGCCATTCGTCTGCAACTGGGGGCCTTCGAGCGGCCGGATTCCCAGGCCGGCCACCGGCGCTATTGGCGCGACCCGCCGCCTGCGGGGCCATGA
- a CDS encoding DUF2062 domain-containing protein: MPRRLFKRYMPDPASIREHKSLRFLGTLLHDPNLWHLNRHSVARAMAVGLFAAFLPIPLQMLLAAALAIVVRGNIPIAVSLVWLTNPITMPAVFFCTYQTGAWLMDVPARTLPDELTWAWITEQLSTLWQPFLLGSVVTGVVLGALAYFVTMSYWRWWVARQWNRRKKSRM; this comes from the coding sequence ATGCCCCGGCGCCTATTCAAACGTTACATGCCTGACCCAGCGAGTATTCGGGAACACAAATCCTTACGTTTTCTCGGCACCCTCCTGCATGACCCCAACCTCTGGCACCTCAATCGCCACTCAGTGGCCCGGGCCATGGCGGTCGGCCTGTTCGCCGCTTTTCTCCCCATTCCCTTGCAGATGCTCCTGGCCGCGGCATTGGCCATTGTGGTGCGGGGCAACATCCCGATTGCGGTAAGTCTGGTCTGGCTGACCAACCCCATTACCATGCCGGCGGTATTCTTCTGCACCTACCAGACCGGCGCCTGGCTGATGGATGTGCCTGCCCGGACGTTGCCGGATGAACTGACCTGGGCGTGGATCACCGAGCAACTGTCCACCTTGTGGCAGCCGTTCCTGCTGGGTTCGGTGGTGACCGGCGTGGTGCTGGGCGCCCTGGCCTACTTCGTCACCATGAGTTATTGGCGCTGGTGGGTGGCCCGGCAATGGAACCGGCGCAAGAAAAGCCGGATGTGA
- a CDS encoding ABC transporter permease: MSSELRPNLIALNTIVYREIRRFMRIWPQTLLPPAITMVLYFVIFGNLIGRQIGDMGGFTYMDYIVPGLIMMSVITNSYGNVVSSFFGSKFQRSIEELMVSPVSPHTILIGYTLGGVLRGLAVGLIVTLLSLFFTHLQVHHLGVTVLVVVLTATIFSLLGFINAVFARNFDDISIIPTFVLTPLTYLGGVFYSISLLPPFWQTVSLANPVLHMVNAFRFGILGVSDIRISVAITFMLVATAVLYIGCARLLVSGRGMRT; this comes from the coding sequence ATGAGTTCCGAACTGCGACCCAACCTCATCGCCCTCAATACCATCGTTTACCGTGAAATCCGACGCTTCATGCGGATCTGGCCGCAGACCCTGCTGCCGCCGGCCATCACCATGGTTTTGTACTTCGTGATTTTCGGCAACCTGATCGGCCGGCAGATCGGCGACATGGGCGGCTTCACGTACATGGACTACATCGTGCCGGGGCTGATCATGATGTCGGTGATCACCAACTCCTACGGCAACGTGGTGTCGAGCTTCTTCGGCAGCAAGTTCCAGCGCTCGATCGAAGAGTTGATGGTGTCGCCGGTTTCGCCCCATACGATCCTGATCGGCTATACCCTGGGCGGCGTGTTGCGCGGCCTGGCGGTGGGCCTGATCGTTACCTTGCTGTCGCTGTTCTTTACCCATCTGCAGGTGCATCACCTGGGCGTGACGGTACTGGTGGTGGTGCTCACGGCGACGATCTTTTCGCTGCTGGGTTTCATCAATGCCGTGTTTGCGCGCAACTTCGATGACATTTCCATCATCCCGACGTTTGTGCTCACGCCGTTGACTTACCTGGGCGGGGTGTTCTACTCCATTTCCCTGCTGCCGCCGTTCTGGCAGACGGTATCCCTGGCCAACCCGGTGTTGCACATGGTCAACGCCTTCCGCTTCGGCATCCTCGGGGTTTCGGATATCCGCATCAGCGTTGCGATCACCTTCATGCTGGTGGCAACCGCGGTGCTCTATATCGGTTGCGCCCGGTTGCTGGTGAGTGGCCGCGGCATGCGTACCTGA
- a CDS encoding ABC transporter ATP-binding protein gives MSSALSIRQLTKTYGNGFQALSGIDLDVAEGDFFALLGPNGAGKSTTIGILSTLVNKTSGTVNIFGHDLDREPAALKRCIGVVPQEFNFNQFEKTFDIVVTQAGYYGIPPKIANERAEQYLTQLGLWDKRDVPSRSLSGGMKRRLMIARALVHEPRLLILDEPTAGVDIELRRSMWTFLTELNQKGITIILTTHYLEEAEQLCRNIGIIDHGTIVENTSMRQLLSQLHVETFLLDLKGDLKAAPQLIGYPARLVDHHTLEVQVDKSVGITGLFTQLALQNIEVQSLRNKTNRLEELFVSLVEKNLAKVAV, from the coding sequence ATGAGTTCCGCTCTGTCCATACGGCAGCTAACCAAAACCTACGGCAACGGTTTCCAGGCCCTGAGTGGTATCGATCTGGACGTCGCCGAAGGTGATTTTTTCGCCTTGCTCGGCCCCAACGGTGCCGGCAAATCCACCACCATCGGCATTCTTTCGACCCTGGTGAACAAGACCAGCGGCACGGTGAATATCTTCGGCCATGACCTGGACCGCGAGCCCGCGGCGCTCAAGCGCTGCATCGGCGTGGTGCCCCAGGAATTCAACTTCAACCAGTTCGAGAAGACCTTCGACATCGTCGTGACCCAGGCAGGTTATTACGGTATCCCGCCGAAGATCGCCAACGAGCGCGCCGAGCAGTACCTGACTCAGCTGGGGTTGTGGGATAAGCGTGACGTGCCGTCCCGTTCGTTGTCCGGCGGCATGAAGCGCCGGCTGATGATTGCCCGTGCGCTGGTGCATGAGCCGCGCTTGCTGATCCTCGACGAACCGACCGCGGGCGTGGACATCGAGTTGCGTCGTTCGATGTGGACCTTCCTGACCGAGCTGAACCAGAAAGGCATCACCATCATCCTCACCACCCATTACCTGGAAGAGGCCGAACAGCTGTGCCGCAACATCGGCATCATCGACCACGGCACCATCGTCGAGAACACCAGCATGCGGCAATTGCTCAGCCAACTGCACGTGGAGACGTTCCTGCTGGATCTGAAGGGCGACCTGAAGGCCGCCCCTCAATTGATCGGCTATCCAGCTCGCCTGGTGGATCATCACACCCTGGAAGTCCAGGTGGATAAAAGCGTCGGTATCACCGGGTTATTCACTCAACTGGCCCTGCAGAACATCGAAGTGCAGAGCCTGCGTAACAAAACCAATCGCCTTGAGGAGCTGTTCGTGTCCCTGGTGGAGAAAAACCTGGCAAAGGTGGCGGTATGA
- a CDS encoding glutathione S-transferase family protein, with translation MLKIWGRKNSSNVRKALWCAEELGLAFEAIDAGGAFGVVDTPEYRAKNPNGRVPMIEDDGFVLWESNAIVRYLLARHASGSAWYPTDLQARATADKWMDWTTSSFAGPFRTVFWGVLRTPAEQQDWPAIQAAIKECEDLLAMAEEALSERPYLSGEEIGMGDIPLGSFIYAWLEMPIERVAQPHLEAWYRRLQQRPAYRKAVMTALT, from the coding sequence ATGCTGAAGATCTGGGGCCGGAAGAATTCATCGAATGTCCGCAAGGCGCTGTGGTGCGCCGAAGAGCTGGGGCTGGCCTTCGAGGCCATCGATGCGGGCGGTGCATTCGGGGTGGTGGACACGCCGGAGTACCGGGCGAAGAACCCCAACGGCCGCGTTCCAATGATCGAAGACGACGGTTTCGTGCTCTGGGAATCCAACGCCATCGTGCGTTACCTGCTGGCGCGCCACGCGTCCGGTTCAGCCTGGTACCCGACCGATCTCCAGGCACGGGCCACGGCGGACAAATGGATGGACTGGACCACGTCGTCTTTTGCCGGGCCGTTCCGCACCGTGTTCTGGGGTGTCCTGCGCACGCCAGCCGAGCAGCAGGACTGGCCCGCCATCCAGGCTGCCATCAAGGAATGCGAGGACTTGCTGGCAATGGCAGAGGAGGCGTTGAGCGAGCGGCCCTATCTCTCGGGTGAAGAGATCGGCATGGGCGACATTCCGTTGGGCAGTTTCATTTATGCCTGGCTCGAAATGCCCATCGAGCGGGTGGCGCAGCCTCATCTCGAAGCCTGGTACCGGCGGTTGCAGCAGCGTCCGGCTTACCGCAAGGCCGTCATGACCGCGTTGACTTAA
- a CDS encoding acyl-CoA dehydrogenase, with protein sequence MLLLWILVLVVGIAWLAHRRIAPLPTLGIVAVYLLAMGIFSHAPGALMLILWVVLAAIAVPLLLPDLRRKYFSAPMFDWFQKTLPPMSETERDAIDAGTVWWDGELFSGRPDWDQLLAYPKVQLTEEEQAFLDGPTEALCAMVSDWQIGQAMDLPPEAWAHIKEHGFFALIIPKEYGGKGFSAYAHSQVAMKLATRSGDLASTVMVPNSLGPAELLLHYGTEEQRDHYLPRLARGDEIPCFALTGPLAGSDAGAMPDTGIICKGDWQGQETLGLRLNWEKRYITLGPVATLLGLAFKAYDPDHLLGDEEDLGISLALIPTDTPGVHIGRRHLPLGAAFMNGPNWGKDVFIPLDFLIGGQPMLGKGWMMLMNCLSVGRSISLPAVGTGAAKFTSLVTGQYAQVREQFNVPLSAFEGIQEAMARIGGNAWMMDAARMLTANAVDLGEKPSVLSAILKYHLTERGRECIGHAMDVHGGKGIIMGPNNYLGRSWQGAPIFITVEGANILSRNLMIFGQGAIRCHPFVLKEMALATREDKDQALVEFDGLLLKHIGFAIGNAASTLVLNLGLGHFDRTPGNTLSQGYFRALNRQAAAFALLADLSMMLLGGELKRRERLSARLGDVLSNLYLASAALKRYHDLDSPDHMTPLFTWAMEESLGQSERALDELLANFPNRLLGGLLRCVVFPFGRRHKGPSDRLDAEVAAVIGRAKGDPTLEELLQGCYRPLSVDDPVGALQHAADLLTAAQPLQKKLHAALKHGQLKPAPGEHLIDTALEAGVLQAGEAQTLHAAETARRKVIDVDDFDKEALTLAEDKVR encoded by the coding sequence ATGCTGTTGTTGTGGATACTGGTTCTGGTCGTCGGGATAGCCTGGCTGGCGCATCGGCGCATCGCCCCGCTGCCCACGCTGGGTATCGTCGCGGTGTACCTGCTGGCGATGGGCATATTCAGCCATGCGCCAGGCGCGCTGATGCTGATCCTCTGGGTCGTGCTCGCCGCCATCGCGGTGCCTTTGCTGCTACCGGACCTGCGCCGCAAGTACTTCAGCGCGCCGATGTTCGACTGGTTCCAGAAGACCCTGCCGCCCATGTCGGAGACCGAGCGCGATGCCATCGACGCCGGCACGGTGTGGTGGGATGGCGAGCTGTTCAGCGGCCGTCCGGATTGGGACCAACTGCTGGCCTACCCCAAGGTGCAGCTGACCGAGGAGGAGCAGGCGTTCCTCGACGGTCCCACCGAAGCACTCTGCGCCATGGTCAGCGACTGGCAGATCGGCCAGGCCATGGACCTGCCGCCCGAAGCCTGGGCGCACATCAAGGAACACGGCTTCTTCGCACTGATCATTCCGAAGGAATACGGGGGCAAGGGTTTCTCCGCCTACGCTCACTCCCAGGTCGCGATGAAACTGGCCACCCGCAGCGGCGACCTGGCCTCCACGGTGATGGTCCCCAACTCCCTCGGCCCGGCGGAGCTGCTGTTGCACTACGGCACCGAGGAACAGCGTGACCATTACCTGCCCCGACTGGCCCGTGGCGACGAAATTCCGTGCTTCGCACTGACCGGGCCCCTGGCCGGTTCCGACGCCGGCGCGATGCCCGACACCGGCATCATCTGCAAAGGTGACTGGCAAGGCCAGGAAACCCTGGGCCTGCGCCTGAACTGGGAAAAGCGCTACATCACCCTGGGCCCCGTGGCCACCCTCCTCGGCCTGGCCTTCAAGGCCTACGACCCCGACCATCTGTTGGGGGACGAAGAAGACCTGGGCATCAGCCTTGCCCTGATCCCCACCGATACCCCCGGCGTGCACATAGGCCGGCGTCACCTGCCCCTCGGCGCGGCGTTCATGAACGGGCCGAACTGGGGCAAGGACGTGTTCATCCCGCTGGACTTCCTCATCGGCGGCCAGCCCATGCTCGGCAAGGGCTGGATGATGCTGATGAACTGCCTGTCGGTCGGCCGTTCGATTTCCCTGCCAGCCGTGGGCACCGGGGCGGCGAAGTTCACCAGCCTGGTGACCGGCCAGTACGCCCAGGTGCGCGAACAGTTCAACGTGCCGTTGTCCGCCTTCGAAGGCATCCAGGAAGCCATGGCGCGTATCGGTGGCAACGCCTGGATGATGGATGCCGCCCGCATGCTGACCGCCAACGCGGTGGACCTGGGGGAAAAGCCCTCGGTGCTGTCGGCGATCCTCAAGTACCACCTGACCGAACGCGGCCGCGAGTGCATCGGCCACGCCATGGATGTGCATGGCGGTAAAGGCATCATCATGGGCCCGAACAATTACCTGGGGCGCAGTTGGCAAGGCGCGCCGATCTTCATCACCGTGGAAGGCGCGAACATCCTGTCGCGCAACCTGATGATCTTCGGCCAGGGGGCGATCCGCTGCCATCCGTTCGTGCTCAAGGAAATGGCCCTGGCGACCCGCGAAGACAAAGATCAGGCGCTGGTGGAGTTCGACGGTTTGTTGCTCAAGCACATCGGCTTCGCCATCGGCAACGCGGCCAGCACCCTGGTGCTGAACCTGGGCCTGGGGCATTTCGACCGGACTCCCGGCAACACTTTGAGCCAGGGGTATTTCCGCGCGCTCAATCGACAGGCAGCAGCCTTTGCCCTGCTGGCGGACCTGAGCATGATGCTGCTGGGCGGTGAGCTCAAACGGCGCGAACGCCTGTCGGCACGCCTGGGCGATGTATTGAGCAACCTTTATCTGGCCTCGGCGGCGCTCAAGCGCTATCACGACCTGGATTCGCCGGACCACATGACGCCGCTGTTCACCTGGGCCATGGAGGAGAGTCTCGGCCAGTCGGAGCGTGCGCTGGACGAGCTGCTGGCCAACTTCCCGAACCGACTGCTCGGTGGCCTGTTGCGCTGCGTGGTGTTCCCCTTCGGCCGTCGCCACAAGGGGCCGAGCGACAGACTGGACGCAGAAGTCGCGGCTGTGATCGGCCGGGCCAAGGGCGACCCGACCCTCGAAGAACTGCTGCAGGGCTGCTACCGCCCGCTCTCGGTCGACGATCCGGTCGGCGCCCTGCAACATGCCGCCGACCTGCTGACGGCGGCCCAGCCGTTGCAGAAAAAACTGCACGCAGCGCTCAAGCATGGCCAGCTCAAGCCGGCTCCCGGCGAGCACCTTATCGACACGGCCCTGGAAGCCGGTGTGCTGCAGGCCGGCGAAGCCCAGACCCTGCATGCGGCCGAAACGGCGCGGCGCAAGGTGATCGACGTGGATGATTTCGACAAGGAGGCCCTGACGCTTGCCGAGGACAAGGTGCGCTGA
- a CDS encoding PA2817 family protein, whose amino-acid sequence MSNVVADHLVLLDHLRSILVAVGEAEQVPEESHALFLERFDELRTQLPVDPIESQYLGQDLLCQVIVRYPQIAHLVPRDLLWYFAGDCLHYMPDEEIDLYQALEERRFEAEQNDEPFDWNQEKQLLAMSEQDSKH is encoded by the coding sequence GTGTCCAATGTCGTTGCCGATCACCTTGTCTTGCTTGACCACTTGCGCAGCATCCTGGTCGCCGTGGGTGAGGCCGAACAGGTTCCCGAAGAAAGCCATGCACTGTTCCTGGAGCGCTTCGATGAATTGCGCACGCAACTGCCCGTCGATCCGATCGAAAGCCAGTACCTGGGCCAGGACCTCCTCTGCCAGGTGATCGTCCGTTATCCACAGATCGCTCATCTGGTACCACGTGACCTGCTGTGGTACTTCGCCGGTGACTGCCTGCACTACATGCCCGACGAGGAAATCGACCTGTACCAGGCCCTCGAGGAACGTCGTTTCGAAGCCGAACAGAACGACGAACCTTTCGACTGGAACCAGGAAAAGCAATTGCTGGCGATGTCGGAGCAGGACAGCAAGCACTGA
- a CDS encoding IS110 family transposase: MISWVGIDISKSNLVVWVRPQNQGYEVPNTLEGFAQLVEQLSQYTIGRVLLEATGGYERKVMAALQEAGFNVLRINPRRVRAFAVAMGKNAKTDPIDAAVLADFAEALHASHEKPISPEREALRELIQLREHFVQQRDDNKRRLQQAQLPAVIEVIKDHIRYLQIQIKQFGKAINQSMRKLDAEKADRLTSVKGIGTVATASLLVYLPELGELDRREIAALAGIAPYNDDSGNHSGKRQIYGGRARVRRALYMSCWVVIRYHADFKARYEALRERGKSAKVALIACMRILLIRLNAMLRDGTEWR, from the coding sequence ATGATTTCCTGGGTCGGTATCGATATATCCAAATCAAATCTCGTCGTTTGGGTTCGACCACAGAACCAAGGCTATGAGGTCCCCAATACGCTTGAGGGCTTTGCACAACTGGTCGAACAGCTAAGCCAGTACACGATTGGCCGGGTGTTACTGGAAGCCACGGGCGGCTATGAACGAAAGGTTATGGCAGCACTGCAGGAGGCAGGTTTCAATGTGCTCAGGATCAACCCTCGCCGGGTTAGAGCCTTCGCTGTAGCAATGGGCAAGAATGCCAAGACCGACCCCATCGATGCGGCTGTTCTTGCCGATTTTGCCGAAGCTCTGCATGCGTCTCACGAAAAGCCCATTTCACCTGAGCGTGAAGCACTGCGTGAGCTGATTCAGCTGCGCGAACACTTCGTCCAGCAGCGAGATGACAACAAGCGCCGGCTGCAGCAGGCTCAGCTTCCGGCGGTTATCGAGGTGATCAAAGACCATATTCGCTACCTGCAAATCCAAATCAAGCAGTTTGGCAAAGCCATTAATCAAAGCATGCGTAAGCTGGATGCGGAGAAGGCCGACCGACTCACGTCAGTTAAAGGGATCGGCACTGTGGCGACTGCTAGTTTGTTGGTTTACCTGCCTGAACTCGGTGAGCTTGATCGCAGAGAGATCGCGGCCCTGGCGGGAATCGCCCCCTACAACGACGACAGTGGTAATCACAGCGGCAAACGTCAGATTTACGGAGGAAGAGCGCGGGTCAGACGTGCGCTTTATATGTCGTGCTGGGTTGTCATCCGCTATCACGCCGACTTCAAGGCCCGGTATGAAGCACTTCGAGAGCGAGGCAAGAGCGCGAAAGTCGCGCTCATCGCCTGCATGCGAATATTGCTAATCAGACTGAATGCCATGCTTCGAGACGGCACTGAGTGGCGGTGA